A genomic segment from Fusarium fujikuroi IMI 58289 draft genome, chromosome FFUJ_chr04 encodes:
- a CDS encoding related to Rtm1p, with the protein MADTETAGFDFKLYRYDPSLPAAVVSTVIFAVLSILHTWRLIRVRAYYFTPFVVGGFFETVGYAGRIWSHFDKLSVGGFVLQAIPILVAPALFAASIYMILGRLIRTVGAAHLSLVPVKWVTRIFVTGDVIAFSLQAGGGGIQSAGTLDLYNLGEKIIIAGLFVQIVVFGFFVVTSILFHTRLLKSPTPESLRGDVPWARYLYVLYATSFLILVRSIFRVVEYLQGNKGYLISHEVFLYVFDAILMALVMLIFMIWYVKHLQKKSKPADIEDRELSSYESPEEYRHRK; encoded by the exons aTGGCCGATACCGAAACCGCAGGCTTTGACTTCAAGCTATATCGCTACGATCCTTCTCTGCCAGCAGCAGTTGTCAGCACTGTAATCTTTGCAGTCCTTTCGATACTACATACTTGGCGATTGATTCGAGTTCGCGCTTATTACTTTACACCTTTCGTCGTTGGCGGCTTCT TCGAGACTGTCGGATATGCTGGAAGAATATGGAGTCACTTTGACAAGCTCTCTGTTGGTGGCTTCGTGCTACAAGCCATTCCTATCCTCGTCGCACCCGCCCTCTTCGCCGCCTCGATCTACATGATTCTCGGTCGCCTGATTCGAACCGTCGGAGCTGCCCATCTATCTCTTGTACCCGTGAAGTGGGTGACACGCATTTTCGTCACCGGCGACGTTATCGCATTCAGTCTGCAGGCCGGCGGCGGAGGTATCCAGTCGGCTGGTACCTTGGACCTCTACAACCTGggcgagaagatcatcatcgccggTCTGTTCGTCCAAATCGtcgtctttggcttcttcgtTGTCACCTCAATCCTCTTCCATACCCGACTACTCAAATCTCCGACACCCGAGTCACTGCGAGGCGATGTACCTTGGGCAAGATACCTATACGTCCTTTATGCCACGAGTTTCCTTATTCTTGTCCGAAGCATCTTCAGGGTGGTGGAGTACCTTCAAGGAAACAAGGGATACCTGATCTCTCATGAGGTCTTCTTATATGTCTTTGATGCCATTCTGATGGCCCTGGTAATGCTTATTTTTATGATTTGGTATGTCAAGCActtgcagaagaagagcaagccGGCAGATATCGAGGACAGGGAGCTCTCTTCATATGAGAGCCCCGAGGAGTACCGACACAGGAAGTGA